One window of the Tachypleus tridentatus isolate NWPU-2018 chromosome 10, ASM421037v1, whole genome shotgun sequence genome contains the following:
- the LOC143227887 gene encoding tubulin-specific chaperone E-like encodes MKEVFTVRPGSRVLCDGEFATVRYVGELPHILGNDIWYGVEWDNVCRGRHNGTHHGVKYFDTSHPTSGSFIRPQKADLGRTCLEAIVERYRKEENLLDVDVMRLPQKAGRDRVIELVGAEKVGQKQSHLDKLEEVVLRDMRVNGAGQPGELQTLIPSVTVLDLSRNLLSFWSEVARIAEQLPCLKELNVSENLIPVPEHSEDLQPSFRTLKTLVLNKMSYSWEQVLTCSKMWPQIERLELWKNEISLLFTPDSSTLQSLKYLSLEDNPLYSWQEVCKLGNLPRLEVLCLGNTTLSNIQFPGVKPNQKTDLFPALHCLMITHNRITQWKDIAELNKLVHLRELRISHNPVMTEFTPETCRQLVIAKLDCLQRLNREEVTRQERRGAELDYLKRYWQSWLQNGGHSDLQKAKPTFDFIAEHPRFTKLTEIYGPLEESEVRQQHSCLRNSLITVEICTPNDPSFSPVIKKLPSTMTVGKVKALVKRMYNVGVHEMSLGCVSSQAANMEIELDNDLRQLSFYSVGNGDRLCVYW; translated from the exons ATGAAGGAAGTATTTACTGTTCGACCAGGATCTAGAGTTCTCTGTGATGGGGAATTTGCAACAGTTCGTTACGTGGGAGAACTTCCACATATTCTTG GTAATGACATTTGGTATGGTGTTGAATGGGATAACGTGTGCCGTGGGAGACATAACGGCACACACCATGGAGTTAAATATTTCGATACAAG CCACCCAACTTCAGGTTCTTTCATCCGGCCTCAAAAGGCTGACTTGGGAAGAACATGTCTTGAAGCCATTGTAGAGCGTTACAGGAAGGAGGAAAACCTCTTGGATGTAGATGTAATGCGACTACCACAAAAAGCTGGAAGAGACAGAGTCATAGAGTTGGTTGGAGCAGAAAAAGTTGGACAGAAACAAAG TCATTTAGACAAGTTGGAGGAAGTGGTGCTACGTGACATGAGAGTCAATGGTGCAGGCCAGCCTGGAGAATTACAAACTCTCATTCCATCAGTGACAGTTCTGGATCTTTCACGTAACCTCTTATCTTTTTGGTCGGAGGTTGCTCGGATTGCTGAACAACTACCGTGTCTCAAAGAATTGAATGTGAG tgaAAACTTGATTCCAGTTCCAGAACACTCAGAAGACTTACAGCCAAGTTTTCGTACTCTAAAAACATTGGTTTTGAACAAGATGAGCTACAGCTGGGAACAG gtaCTTACTTGTTCCAAAATGTGGCCACAAATCGAACGTTTGGAACTGTGGAAAAATGAAATCTCCTTATTATTTACTCCTGATTCAAGTACTTTACAATCTCTGAAGTATCTGAGCCTTGAAGATAATCCTTTGTATTCTTGGCAAGAAGTTTGTAAGTTAGGAAACCTACCCAG ACTTGAAGTTTTGTGTCTGGGAAATACTACACTTTCAAACATCCAGTTTCCTGGAGTTAAACCTAACCAGAAAACAGATCTTTTTCCAGCTCTTCATTGTCTGATGATCACGCACAACAGAATAACTCAG TGGAAAGACATAGCTGAATTAAACAAACTTGTACATTTGAGAGAACTGAGAATTTCTCATAATCCAGTGATGACAGAATTTACCCCAGAAACTTGTCGACAGTTGGTCATAGCAAAATTGGACTGTTTACAGCGGCTAAACAGAGAAGAg GTGACGAGACAAGAAAGACGTGGTGCTGAATTGGATTACTTAAAACGATACTGGCAAAGTTGGCTCCAGAATGGAGGACATTCTGATTTACAGAAAGCTAAACCTACTTTTGACTTCATAGCAGAACACCCCAGGTTTACTAAGTTAACTGAAA TCTATGGACCACTAGAAGAATCAGAGGTTCGACAACAACATTCATGTCTCAGGAACAGTTTGATCA CTGTTGAGATCTGTACCCCTAATGATCCTAGCTTCTCACCAGTGATTAAAAAACTTCCAT cCACAATGACTGTTGGGAAGGTTAAAGCTTTGGTGAAACGGATgtataatgttggtgttcatGAAATGAGCTTAGGCTGTGTCAGCAGTCAG gcAGCAAACATGGAGATAGAATTGGACAATGATTTGCGTCAGTTGTCTTTTTACTCTGTTGGTAATGGGGATCGTCTCTGTGTCTACTGGTGA